The genome window TCCTCCATAGCCGAATCCGTGGCCGTACAATCCGACATCTGTTTCGAAAGACTATCACAAGGCTCAAACACCCCGTCCGCATCCACAACCCCATTCGCATTCccaattttcttcaattttgcttcgttatctctaacccACCCTTCTAACACATCAGTATTCATCAAAACCATTTGCAATTGATGCTCTAATCCCTCCTTTTCGTCAAGCATTTCCTTAACCCTTTTACTCAATTCTTCCTCTCGCCGCCTCAACACTCCTTGTGCACTAAACAACCCTTCCATATCCGCCTCCCTCACCTTCCTCAACCTTTCAATATCACTATGCAATTTTCCCACAAGGTTATCTATTGCATTCCTCTTATACACCTCCGACGGATCATCCATTATCCTCCCTaccccaccaccaccaccaccaccactccCATAAGGTGATGGCGGGTACATTCGAGGAGGTATCGCAGGTCGGGTTGAACCGCTACTCGAAAAACTAGTACCTGGCGGGGGATGCGGGTTCGGATTTGGGTTTGGGCGACGTTGGGAGTACAAAGGGGGATCACGGCTAAAGAAATGACTCAAATTACGAGCCAAATCGACGAGATTCGAGCTCGGGTAAACCCAATTACTCAAATAAGGGATCGAAACGATACCTGAAGGGTTCACGAAAGGATGCTGGCGCTTGATGATCATGTCGCGCGTGGGGTTGACGAACACCAACGGCGCGTGACGAGGGTAAGACTCCATCAACCAGATGATCACCGGGATGTTGTAGGTGACGTCTTGATAGGCCATCGGAACGGTGCCGTCTGATTGAAGGAGGTTAACGGTATGGCCGTCGTTGTGAGTGAAGGTAGCGGTTTTGGGTTGAAGAGAAGGACACGTGTCGGTTAAGGAAACGAGGTGTTGACGGATTAGCCATTTGACGTCTTCGGAGTAAGGGAGAGAAGACGGGCCACGTTGGGAGAGAACGTTGCTTAAGAACTGTTGGGTGTATTGGTTGGAAGACGGGGAGTGAACTGCCGGCGGAGGTGGTGGTGCCATTGTTGATCGGAGGGAGAAAACGACGTCGGATTGATAAGTTCCAGCGATTGAAGGAAGAGTTGGGTCTGACCTTTTACTTTTTGAAGAGTTTGTAAGCTACTTTGACttcatgaaattattatttaGAAAGTTTGGATTTCAATTTGGAAAAACATGGTGAAcaacatattttcgtgtgttgaaTGATGActgaaattattatttatttatgaaaagaaaaaacttaaatcaaaaaaatatttttcatgtttggtttCCACCATTTATAATTTTTCCACCTTTTTGAAAACCTTTGCATATTTTAACATCACCCTTCACAAGCAGAAGGTTTTACCGagttctcaaaagtgcttttaaaAATATGTTATTACAAAAAAactactttttttacttttcagaAATTGTTTCTTCGGCCACTCAAAAATAATCGAAAAGAAGTTTGGCTGTTTTTCCTTGAGAGGCAATCAAAATTTCTCGTTTTTCGAGTTGGGTAGCACAGCCCAATGCAACACATGTGTTATATTTGCAAAACTTATTAAAACATGACAAAATATAAATAGTGGCTTCAAAAGGGGTTATTGTGCATTTCAGTCCTCTTATGCTTGGGCTGTGAGTTGGATCAAACCTGATAAATATGGCCTAACCTTTAACCTTTAGGTTGGTAGAAATGACATTGGGTAGTCACtctaaaaaattattatttaaaaattagtcgGTACATTTTAAGTTTCAGTTTTTCGGTTTAATTTTTAAGGATAAAAATATCTTGAGTTATTCTCAAATtaaagatttttagtttaaaattttaggacaaaatgAGTACTGACCAATCTCTAAATAGTATCACTGAAAATGACTATCCGTGCACTTGCCCCCTTTTGTTTTGTTCTCGTTCTTCTCTTTTCCGTGGTCTACATATTGAGCCAGTGACGATACAATAATATGCTCAAAgattttttatgtgaaataaTGAATCTGTTTTGCAATTGAAACTATATATCCACCTGCTACAATATGTTTCATAGATGAAATAATTAGTGTGTCACATATGTTTATGGTAATAATTTATCTCAATGTAACATATGGTTAGGAAAATTGGGGTTTTTCTTGATTATTCAGGGCGGCCTAAAATATTTACCCGCCATTACTTGCCCCCTTAAAAAATTACTTTGTAGCAGTCAATGTAatttattgtaatgacccaaagggtcatcttatgttttagaactcgaatttgcgctcttaaaccttaaaaatcttatttttaccttcctcgatttgcgtgcgcagtccggacatgtttctggaaagcttttatgttgaaaactaatgaaaataagaatttttgccttaaaaattgattttagttgacttcagtcaacatgtTTTTGCAAACGGGtctggatccatattttgacgatcccggtgggtctatatcaaattatgggacttgggtgtatgcccgaaatcgaatttggagatccctagctcaagttatgaatttttgataaaaattaaaagtctaaaaattaattatttctaagaattgattgatgtttggcattatgattaccgggtccgtattttgattccaGAGCCCGTACatattcattatgatatttaagacttgtctgtgaaatttagtgagaaacggagttgatttgacgtgattcagacgtccaattgagaagatatgaattttaaagtcttcatgagaatttcatttgattttggtgctaaattcgtagttttaggtgttattttggcgatttgatcgtgcgagcaagttagtatgatattttttgacttgtgtgtatgtttggtttggagccccgagggctcgggtgagttttggataggtcacgggatgttttggatttAGAAAATCTGGATTTTGCTGCAACAGGTGTTCTGGcgtgtccttcgcgttcgcgaaggtactctcgcgaacgcgaagagtaaaccgggcatctggagttttcttcttcgcgaacgcgaagcaatgggggcgttatccttcgcgaacgcgaccagctcctcgcgaacgcgtagtgttaggcacacctgggaaGAGTCGGTCTTTCCTTCATCGCAAACGCAAGcgatgtctcgcgaacgcgagcgatgtttcgcgaacgcgagcgatGTCTCGctaaacgcgaaggccaggggaggGTAGCCTACGTGAACACGAACGCGAACACtatctcgcgaacgtgaaggcttggaagccaatgctcttcgcgaacgcgatgcacactatcgcccaacacttaaaacagaatccaacacgggatttagccaaaaatttatttttctcaaaaatcaaacggtgagatgcgatttttcgactttttggaggaaaatttgggaaatttaatttatgcaatataattgattcctttagcaatatttgatataattCATGTGAGCAGCATTTATGTGAGGTgccgagtacttatgcgctgccaatttacctatttttcatgtttcttccgttttcttatattATCTTTTTCCTATGACTAATTACTACGtatttatactagtgttgttaa of Nicotiana tomentosiformis chromosome 7, ASM39032v3, whole genome shotgun sequence contains these proteins:
- the LOC104110145 gene encoding protein ELC-like; the encoded protein is MAPPPPPAVHSPSSNQYTQQFLSNVLSQRGPSSLPYSEDVKWLIRQHLVSLTDTCPSLQPKTATFTHNDGHTVNLLQSDGTVPMAYQDVTYNIPVIIWLMESYPRHAPLVFVNPTRDMIIKRQHPFVNPSGIVSIPYLSNWVYPSSNLVDLARNLSHFFSRDPPLYSQRRPNPNPNPHPPPGTSFSSSGSTRPAIPPRMYPPSPYGSGGGGGGGVGRIMDDPSEVYKRNAIDNLVGKLHSDIERLRKVREADMEGLFSAQGVLRRREEELSKRVKEMLDEKEGLEHQLQMVLMNTDVLEGWVRDNEAKLKKIGNANGVVDADGVFEPCDSLSKQMSDCTATDSAMEDVIYSLDKAIQDGAIPFDQYLRNVRLLSREQFIYRATASKVRATQMQAQVASMASRISQYALS